GCCTTCTCCGGGGTCTCGCCCGGTCGTGTCGAGAGGGAGGCGGCCGTGAAGTTCTCGGGGATCGTGACGACGGCGGTATAGGTGCCGTCCTTCAGCCCCGCGGCCGCATCGGAGTCGTTGGAGATGACCCAGTCGATGTTGCTCGCCTGGTCGTCGGCACCCTTGACGAGGCCGCCGGTGAGCTGACGGCCGAGTGGCACGAGCTGGCCGTTGAGTTCGACGGCCTTGTCGTCGTTGACGATCGCGGCCGTGATGTTCTGCAGCCGGTCGGTGGGGTTGTACAGCGCACCGACCAGGATGCCGCCGATCACAGCGGGCAGCAGCAGCACCCCGATGAGGGTGCGCCAGGTCACGGGACGGCGGGAGCGGGAGCGCTCGACGGGGAGAGTCATGCGAACACCTCGGAGAGATCGGCGAAGGTTTCGGGTTCGGTGCGGTGTCGGCGCGGCGTCGGAAGGGCGAGGGATGCCACGTCGGGACGCAGCGCCTCGCTCAGCAGCGCGAGGGCCCGCCGTTCGTCGCGGGCCGAGACGATCAGGGTGAACGGCGACGACGCATCGCCGGAGCGTTCGCGCGCCTCGGTCGCGGCGCGCCGCAGCACGTGGGCGACCTCTTCGCGGGCGTCGTCGTCGAGACGGTCGACGTCGGAGACGACCACGATCCGCGTGCCGCGGGCGACGGCGTCGGCCACGGTGCGTGCGGCGTCGGCGGAGTCGTCGAGGAGGGCCACGCCGACGCGGGCTCGGACGGCTCCCGCACGCTCGGGCACGAGCAGGCCGTCGACGCGCAGCCGCCCGTCGATCCCGGCCAACCGGCCGGACACGGCGAGCAGGAACGTGCGGGTCGTGCGGCTCTCACCGGTGACCAACAGGGTTCCGCCGTAGCCGAGGCGCAGCGAGATGTCGCGGAACACCGGCTCCTCGGCATCCGAGGATCCGGCCGCGCTCAGCTCGTCGGCGGCGACGGCGATCGCGGGCTCGCTCGGCCACTCGGCGAGGCGCACCTCGCGCTCGACCGCCTCGCCCTCGACGTCGAGCTTCGGCAGGAGACGGTCGAGCCAGCGGGGCATCCACCAGGCCTTGTCGCCCAGCAGGGCGAGCACGGCCGGGACGAGCGTCATGCGCACGAGGAACGCGTCGACGGCGACACCCACGGCGAGGCCCAGGGCGATCGGCTTGAGGCTCGAGTCCCCCTCGGGGACGAACGCCACGAACACCGCGAACATGATGACGGCGGCCGCGACCACCACGCGGGCGGAGCCCACGAAGCCGCTGCGCACGGCGCCGAGCGCGACCTCGCGCGGGGTGCGACCCTCGCGCTTCGCGTGGACGTAGTCCTCTCTCATGCGCGAGACGAGGAACACCTGGTAGTCCATCGCGAGGCCGAAGAGCACGCCCATCACCACGATGGGCATGAAGCTGATGATCGGGCCGACCTTGGCCACGTGGAGCGCGTCGGCGAACCAGCCCCACTCGAAGACCGCGGCCACGACCCCGAAGGAGGCGGCGACCGAGAGGAGGTAGCCGCCGGCCGCGGTCAGCGGCACCCAGATCGAGCGGAACACGATCATCAGCAGCACGAGGGACAGGCCGACCACGAAGATCCCGAAGGGGAGGAGGGCGGCGCCGAGCTGATCGGAGATGTCGATCGTCACGGCGGTGTACCCGGTGACGAGGAGACGCACGCCGAACTCGTCGTACAGGCGCTGCTCCTGCGACCGCAGCTCGCGCACGAGGTCGGCGGTGCGCGGGTCGTCGGGCGCCGTCTCGGGGATGATCTGCACGATGCCGGTGTCGGCGGTCTGGTTCGGGGTCGCGAGCGCGACTTCGGCGACACCCGGGATCTTCGCGATCTCGTCGCCGATGTCCTTCATCAAGTTCAGCGGATCGTTCGAGGTGACGATCGTGCCGGTCATGATGAGCGGGCCGTTGGCGCCCGGACCGAAGTACTCGTCGGTCAACTCGTAGGCGACGCGGGCGGGGTTGCCCGGGGGCAGCTGGCCGGCGTTGGGCAGGGTGAGGGCGAGACTCGTGGCCGGGATCGCGGTGACCCCGAGCAGCCCGATGATCGCGACGGTCGTGACGACGGGATGCCGGGTCACCAGGCCCACCCAGCGACGCGCCGGGCCGTTGCGCTGGGCGCGGATCGACGCGGTCTCCGCCTTCTTCTCACGCTCGGCGGCGTCCGCCGCAGCGGCGGCGGCGACCGACGCCTCGTCGGCGGGGCCGGCGGCCGCGCGGGCGCGGCGCGAGACCTTCTGCGGCTTCTTGAAGCCCCACCCGACCACGCGGTGCCCGGCGAAGCCGAGGAAGGCGGGGGTGAGTGTGAGCCCGACGCACACGGCGATGGCGACGGCGACGGAGGCGGCGATGCCCATCGTGGTGAGGAAGGGGATGTTTGCGAAGCCCAGGCCGATGAGGGCGATGAGGACCGTGATCCCGGCGAACACGACGGCGGAGCCGGCGGTGCCGACGGCGCGGGCGGTGGACTCCTCGGGGTCCATCCCCGCGCGCGTCTGATCTTGATGTCGCGACACGATGAACAGGGCATAGTCGATGCCGACCGCCAGTCCCAGCATCACCGCCAGCAGCGGGGTGGTCGAGGACACGGTGGCGAAGCCGGTGGCGATGAAGATCAGGGCCACCGAGAGGGCGACGCCGAGCAGGGCGGTGGCCAGCGGCATCCCGGCCACGAGGAAGGAGCGGAACGTCACCATCAGGACGAGGGCGGCGATCACGACGCCGAGGGCCTCCGTGATCGATGCTCCGGGCACCTCGCTGGCGAAGAGCTGACCGCCCAGGATGGCCTGCGAGCCGGACGGGAGCGCGGAGCCGAGCGCGGTCGTCTCCTCGTGGAGCGCGTCCTCGGTCGCCGAGGGGACGGCGGTGGCCTCGCCGGTGAACTGGATGCGGACGATCGCGGCGCGGTCGTCGTCCGCGATGCTGCCGGAGATGTTCGCGTCGTAGGGGTCGGTGACGGCTTCGACGAAGTCGAGCTTGCCGATCTCGGCGGTCGTCTTCTGGATGGCATCCTGATACGCCTGATCGCGCACGCTCGCCCCGTCGGCCGCGACGACGATGATCTCGGCGCTGGCCCCGCTGACCTGGGGGAAGGTGCGGTCCAGCATCTCGAGGCCGGCCTGGGACTCGGTGCCGGGGATGCTGAAGGTGTTGTCGGTGCCCTTGGCGAGCAGGGCCACACCGCCACCCGCGAGCACGAGGACGAGCAGCCACGCGGACAGGACACGCCAGGGGTGGCGGAACGACCAGCGACCCAGGGTGTAGAGGAAGGTTGACACGGTGGCGGCTCCCACGATCGGCGGACAGTCGATACAGCGCCGTATCGGATACAACAATGTATCGTAATCGGGAGAAGCGGACTCCAACCTGAGTCTCGCGTGTGAAGCAGGAGGACGCGGATGACCGATACGGCCCCGGCGCCGTCACGGCGACGAGAGAACACCCGCACGCGTCTCATGGATGCCGCGGCCGAGATGTTCGCGGAGGTCGGCATCGACGCCGCCTCGGTCGAGGCCATCTGCGAGCGCGCGGGATTCACGCGGGGCGCGTTCTACTCGAACTTCGCCTCGAAGGAGGAGCTCTTCCTCGCGCTGTGCGCACGGTCGGCCGAGACGACGATCGCGGCGGTCCGAGATCGCGTGACCTCGATCGAGGACCGGGGGCTCGACGGAGCCGGTGACGTCATGCAGCTCGTGCAGGAGGTGCTCGAGGCGACGGGGGAGGACCGCCTCGACGTGCTCCTCGGTGCAGAGACGCGGCTGCAGGCGCTGCGCAATCCCGAGTTCGCCGAGGCCTACCTGACCCTCAACCAGGGGCTGGGAGAGAGCGTCACGCAGCTCGTGCGCGACATCGCCGAGGCGCGGGGGCTGGCCCTGCGCGTGCCCGCCGACGTCGCGACGGAGCTGCTGCTGGCGGTGTGGATCTCGACGTCGGAGACCGCTCTGCTCACGAATCAGGCCGCGACGGTGTCGCGCGGACAACTGGCCGAGCGGCTGTCTCAGGTGGTCGGTCTCATCCTCGAGTGAGCGCGAGCGCGGCGTGGCAGCGCCGCAGGCGGTCGAGCCACCAGTCGCGACGGTCATCACCCGCCGCCACCCGGTCGAGATCGGCGTTCGACGGGCGGGGGCGCTCGACGGGCAGGACTCCGTCCCGCGCGCGGAGAGGGGATGCCAGGACGTCGGCCGTGAAGAGCGACGCGGTGCCGAGCCCGCAGTCGTAGTCGAGCGTGGGCAGCGCCGCAGCCAGCGCGACGCCCATCGAGAGACCGATCGAGGTGTCCAGCGCGCTCGAGACCACCGCGGGCAGACCGGCCTGCGCGACGATGTCGAGCGCCGCGCGCACGCCGCCGAGCGGTGCAGCCTTGATCACGAGCAGGTCGGCCGCCCCCATCCGCGCGACCCGCAGCGGATCGTCGGCCTTGCGCACACTCTCGTCGGCGGCGATCGGGATGTCGAGGTAGGCGATGCGCTCCCGCAGCTGGGCGAGCTCGTCGACCTCCGCGCACGGCTGCTCGACGTATTCCAGGTCGAAGACGGCGAGGGCGTGCACGGCCCGCTCCGCCTCGTCGACGTTCCACGCGCCGTTCGCGTCGATGCGCACGCGCCCCTCGGGGCCCATCGCCTCGCGGACCGCGCGCACCCGCGCGACGTCGTCGTCGAGCACCTGTCCCGCCTCGGCGACCTTGACCTTGACCGTCCGGCATCCGTCGTACCGGGCCAGGATCATGGGGACCTCGGATGCCGCCACGGCCGGCATCGTGGCATTGACCGGGACCGTGTCGCGGTGCGGCGTCGGCGCGGGGTTCCAGCCGAAGTCGAGGGCGCCCGCGAGCCAGGTCGCCGCCTCGGCGTCGGAGTACTCCACGAAGGGCGAGAACTCGGTCCACCCCTCGGGCCCCTCGAACACGACCGCCTCGCGGGTCTCGATGCCGCGGAAGCGCGCAGCCAGGGGGAGGGCGACCACCCGGGCCGTGGCGAGGATGTCGTCGAGCGGGGGGAGGGGTGCGGTGCTCATCGCTCCATCCTGGCCCCCGTGTCGGCGGCCGGGAATAGGCTGGCGCCATGCTCTTCGACACTCCGGTCCGCCTCGGCGTCCAGATCCAGCCGCAGCACGTCCAGTACTCCGACATCCGCGACGCCGTCTTCCGTCTGGAAGAGATGGGCGTCGACATCCTGTTCAACTGGGATCACTTCTTCCCCCTCTACGGCGACCCCGACGGCGAGCACTTCGAGTCGTGGATCATGCTGGCGGCGTGGGCCGAGCAGACCGAGCGCGTCGAATTCGGTGCGCTGGTCAACTGCAACAGCTACCGCAACGCCGACCTGCAGGCCGACATGGCCCGCACGATCGACCACATCAGCAAGAAGGGCGGCGACACGGGTCGCTTCATCTTCGGCACCGGGTCGGGCTGGTTCGAGCGCGACTACGACGAGTACGGCTACGAGTTCGGTACCGCCGGTTCGCGTCTGAACGCCCTCGCGACCGACCTCGACCGCGTCGTCGCGCGCTGGGGCAAGCTCAACCCCGCGCCCACCCGCCACATCCCCGTCATGATCGGCGGCAAGGGCGAGCAGAAGACCCTGCGCATCGTCGCGAAGCACGCCGACATCTGGCACAGCTTCGTCACGCCCGACGAACTGCCGCACAAGCTCGGCGTGATCGAGAGGTGGGCCGAGACCGAGGGACGCGACCTGTCGGGACTGATCGTCTCGAACGAGCTCAAGGACCGCGACGAGTCCGACGCCGACGCCCTCTTCGACGCGGGCACGCGCCTGTTCACCCTCGGCTTCTCGGGTCCCGAGTGGGACTACTCGCTCATCGAGCGCTGGCTGACCTGGCGCGACGCCAAGAACGCCTGACGCGGGCGGCGCGCTCATCCACCGAAGGACGGGCGCGCCGCACCGCTCATCGCACCCGGTCGTAGGCTGGAACGGTGACCGTCTCCGAGCTGTTCGACCCCGCCGAGTGGACCCTCGCGCCCGGTGCCGAGCGATACACCGATATCACCGCGCACGTCAGCACCGACGGACGGATCGCGCGGATCGCGTTCGACCGCCCCGAGGTGCGCAACGCCTTCCGACCGCACACCGTCGACGAGCTCTACACGGCCCTCGACATCGCGCGTCAGGACCACCGCATCGGCGTCGTGCTGCTGACCGGCAACGGACCGAGCCCGAAGGACGGCGGCTGGGCGTTCTGCTCCGGCGGTGACCAGCGCATCCGCGGCCGCGACGGGTACAAGTACTCGCACGAGGAGCACGTCGTGCACGACCCGGGCCGCGCCGGTCGCCTGCACATCCTCGAGGTGCAGCGCCTCATCCGCTTCATGCCGAAGGTCGTCATCGCCGTCGTCCCCGGCTGGGCCGCGGGCGGGGGACACTCGCTCAACGTCGTGTGCGACCTCTCGATCGCGAGTGCCGAGCACGGGCGTTTCAAGCAGACGGATGCCGATGTCGGCTCGTTCGACGCCGGTTACGGCTCCGCCTACTTCGCGCGTCAGATCGGCCAGAAGTTCGCGCGCGAGATCTTCTTCCTCGCGGAGGAGTACTCCGCCCAGCGCGCGTACGAGCTCGGCGCCGTCAACCGGGTCGTGCCGCACGCCGACCTCGAGCGCGAGGCCATCGCGATGGCCCGCACGATCCTGACGAAGTCGCCGACCGCGATCCGCATGCTGAAGTTCGCCTTCAACGCCGTCGACGACGGACTCGTGGGACAGCAGCTGTTCGCGGGGGAGGCCACGCGCCTCGCGTACGGCACCGACGAGGCGACCGAGGGGCGCGACTCCTTCCTCGAGAAGCGCGACCCCGACTGGTCCGACGTGCCGTGGCACTATTGAGCGTCGGAGTCCGGGCGTGAAGCTCGAGCCCCCGGCATCCGGCGATCCGCGCGATGTCCTGCGGGCGTTGCGGGCGGCGGTGCTCGGCGCCGGTCCCGCGGTCGCGCTCGGGGGAACGGACCTGCCCGTCGAGGTGCCCGCGGGGACCGCGGCCGTCGTGACGACGTCCGGCTCGAGCGGCGTGCCCAAGTCGGTCGTGATCTCCCGCAACGCCCTCATCAGCAGCGCGTACGCCACCGCCTCCCGCATCGGCGAGGGCGCCTGGCTGCTCGCGGTGCCCGCGACCTACGTCGCCGGTGTCCAGGTGATCGTGCGGGCCCTTCTCGCCGATCGTGAGCCGGCCGTCGTCGCCGGCCCTTTCCGTCCCGAGCCCTTCGCGGCGGCCGCTCTCGGCATGGCCTCGCACGCCGACGGGGCCCGCGTTCCGAGCTACACGTCGCTCGTCCCCGCGCAGTTGCAGAGGCTTCTGGATGCCGCGGAGCACGACGATGCGGTCGCCCAGGCGCTGCGCTCGTTCGAGGCGATCCTCATCGGGGGGCAGGCCCTCGCCCCCGCGGTGCACGAGCGGGCCGTGGCCGCCGGGGCCCGGATCGTCCGCACGTACGGCTCGACCGAGACGAGCGGCGGCTGCGTCTACGACGGGGTACCGCTCGACGGCGTCGAGCTCGCGATCGTCGACGGGGAGGTACGGCTGTCCGGGCCCACCCTCGCCGACGGTTACCTCGGCGAGCCCGAGCGCACGGCATCCGTCTTTCCGATCGACGACGAGGGACGGCGCTGGTACCGCACCGGGGACGGTGGCGCCATCGTCGACGGGGTGCTGCGCGTGACCGGCCGCCTCGACAACGTCATCGTCTCGGGCGGGGTCAATGTCTCGCTGGATCGGGTCGAGGCGGCGGTGCGCGGCATCCGGGGTCTCGAGTCGGCCGTGGTCGTCGCGATTCCGGATGCCACCTGGGGGCAGGGTTCTGCCGTGGTCCTCCCGGGCCTCGCTCCCGACGCCGCGGCCGAGACGCTCGCGCGCGTGCGCGACGCCGTGGCCGAACAGGTGGGGCCGGCGGCACGCCCGGCGCGCGTGATCGCGGTCGACGAGCTCCCGATGCTGTCGTCCGGCAAGCCCGATCGCACGGCGCTGGCACGGCGGTACGGCGGGGCGGGCTTAGGATGACCCTCCGTGGCAGCACAGTCTCGTAAGCGTTCGCGTCCGGCCCCGAAGCGTCGCCCGCACGGCAACCCCCAGAAGCACAAGAGCGGGGCGCCGCAGGCCGTCGCCCCCGCCACGGCGCGCGATTGGATCGCCGCCGCACGACTGCGGACGCTGCCTCTCGCGATCACGCCGGTGCTGATCGGCACGGGTGCCGCGAGCCTCGTCGACGACCAGCTTCATTGGGCGCTCGCGCTCGCGTGCCTCGCGGTGGCGTTCGCGCTGCAGATCGGCGTCAACTACGCCAACGACTACAGCGACGGCATCCGCGGGACGGATGACGTGCGCGTGGGCCCGGGTCGGCTGACCGGTGGCAAGAAGGCGAAGCCGCGCACCGTGCTCCTCGTCGCGCTGGCGTTCTTCGCGCTCGCCGCACTGGTGGGGCTGGCGATCGTCGTGCGGACCGGCCAGTGGTGGCTGCTCGCGGTAGGGGCCGTCTGCATCGTCGCGGCCTGGTTCTACACCGGCGGCAAGCGCCCCTACGGCTACAACGCGATGGGTGAGCTGTTCGTCTTCGTGTTCTTCGGTCTCGTCGCGACCCTCGGGACCACCTGGGTGCAGGTGCAGTCGATCCCGCAGGAGGCCTGGTTCGGCGCGGTGGCCGCGGGGCTGCTGGCGTGCGCGGTGCTGCTGGCCAACAACCTCCGCGACATCGACCAGGACCGCCTCGCCGGAAAGCGCACGCTCTCGGTGCTCATCGGCCGTCGGGCGACGCAGGTGCTGTTCACGCTGTTCGTGATCGCGCCGTTCGTGATCTCGGCGTTCCTGGCGCTGTTCTACCCCGTCGCGTGGCTCACGCTGATCGCGCTGTTGGGGGCGCTGTCGTCCGTGCTGATCGTCTGGACCTATCGCACGCCGCGCGAGCTCATCACCGCGCTGCAGGTCACGAGCTTCACCTCGGTCGCCTACGGTGCGCTGCTGTTCTGGGCGTTCCTGGCCTGAGGCTCAGCGCTCGGTCGTCTCGGGCTTCGCGGGTTCCGCAGCCGCGTCGGTCGGGGGTGCCGAGGCGTCGAGCACCGCGTCCTCCGCGTCGGCGTCCGCTTCGGCGCCCGAGCGGCGACCGGTCGCGGTCCGGG
This portion of the Microbacterium testaceum StLB037 genome encodes:
- a CDS encoding MMPL family transporter, which encodes MSTFLYTLGRWSFRHPWRVLSAWLLVLVLAGGGVALLAKGTDNTFSIPGTESQAGLEMLDRTFPQVSGASAEIIVVAADGASVRDQAYQDAIQKTTAEIGKLDFVEAVTDPYDANISGSIADDDRAAIVRIQFTGEATAVPSATEDALHEETTALGSALPSGSQAILGGQLFASEVPGASITEALGVVIAALVLMVTFRSFLVAGMPLATALLGVALSVALIFIATGFATVSSTTPLLAVMLGLAVGIDYALFIVSRHQDQTRAGMDPEESTARAVGTAGSAVVFAGITVLIALIGLGFANIPFLTTMGIAASVAVAIAVCVGLTLTPAFLGFAGHRVVGWGFKKPQKVSRRARAAAGPADEASVAAAAAADAAEREKKAETASIRAQRNGPARRWVGLVTRHPVVTTVAIIGLLGVTAIPATSLALTLPNAGQLPPGNPARVAYELTDEYFGPGANGPLIMTGTIVTSNDPLNLMKDIGDEIAKIPGVAEVALATPNQTADTGIVQIIPETAPDDPRTADLVRELRSQEQRLYDEFGVRLLVTGYTAVTIDISDQLGAALLPFGIFVVGLSLVLLMIVFRSIWVPLTAAGGYLLSVAASFGVVAAVFEWGWFADALHVAKVGPIISFMPIVVMGVLFGLAMDYQVFLVSRMREDYVHAKREGRTPREVALGAVRSGFVGSARVVVAAAVIMFAVFVAFVPEGDSSLKPIALGLAVGVAVDAFLVRMTLVPAVLALLGDKAWWMPRWLDRLLPKLDVEGEAVEREVRLAEWPSEPAIAVAADELSAAGSSDAEEPVFRDISLRLGYGGTLLVTGESRTTRTFLLAVSGRLAGIDGRLRVDGLLVPERAGAVRARVGVALLDDSADAARTVADAVARGTRIVVVSDVDRLDDDAREEVAHVLRRAATEARERSGDASSPFTLIVSARDERRALALLSEALRPDVASLALPTPRRHRTEPETFADLSEVFA
- a CDS encoding TetR/AcrR family transcriptional regulator, whose amino-acid sequence is MTDTAPAPSRRRENTRTRLMDAAAEMFAEVGIDAASVEAICERAGFTRGAFYSNFASKEELFLALCARSAETTIAAVRDRVTSIEDRGLDGAGDVMQLVQEVLEATGEDRLDVLLGAETRLQALRNPEFAEAYLTLNQGLGESVTQLVRDIAEARGLALRVPADVATELLLAVWISTSETALLTNQAATVSRGQLAERLSQVVGLILE
- a CDS encoding o-succinylbenzoate synthase → MSTAPLPPLDDILATARVVALPLAARFRGIETREAVVFEGPEGWTEFSPFVEYSDAEAATWLAGALDFGWNPAPTPHRDTVPVNATMPAVAASEVPMILARYDGCRTVKVKVAEAGQVLDDDVARVRAVREAMGPEGRVRIDANGAWNVDEAERAVHALAVFDLEYVEQPCAEVDELAQLRERIAYLDIPIAADESVRKADDPLRVARMGAADLLVIKAAPLGGVRAALDIVAQAGLPAVVSSALDTSIGLSMGVALAAALPTLDYDCGLGTASLFTADVLASPLRARDGVLPVERPRPSNADLDRVAAGDDRRDWWLDRLRRCHAALALTRG
- a CDS encoding LLM class F420-dependent oxidoreductase; this encodes MLFDTPVRLGVQIQPQHVQYSDIRDAVFRLEEMGVDILFNWDHFFPLYGDPDGEHFESWIMLAAWAEQTERVEFGALVNCNSYRNADLQADMARTIDHISKKGGDTGRFIFGTGSGWFERDYDEYGYEFGTAGSRLNALATDLDRVVARWGKLNPAPTRHIPVMIGGKGEQKTLRIVAKHADIWHSFVTPDELPHKLGVIERWAETEGRDLSGLIVSNELKDRDESDADALFDAGTRLFTLGFSGPEWDYSLIERWLTWRDAKNA
- a CDS encoding 1,4-dihydroxy-2-naphthoyl-CoA synthase, encoding MTVSELFDPAEWTLAPGAERYTDITAHVSTDGRIARIAFDRPEVRNAFRPHTVDELYTALDIARQDHRIGVVLLTGNGPSPKDGGWAFCSGGDQRIRGRDGYKYSHEEHVVHDPGRAGRLHILEVQRLIRFMPKVVIAVVPGWAAGGGHSLNVVCDLSIASAEHGRFKQTDADVGSFDAGYGSAYFARQIGQKFAREIFFLAEEYSAQRAYELGAVNRVVPHADLEREAIAMARTILTKSPTAIRMLKFAFNAVDDGLVGQQLFAGEATRLAYGTDEATEGRDSFLEKRDPDWSDVPWHY
- a CDS encoding AMP-binding protein is translated as MKLEPPASGDPRDVLRALRAAVLGAGPAVALGGTDLPVEVPAGTAAVVTTSGSSGVPKSVVISRNALISSAYATASRIGEGAWLLAVPATYVAGVQVIVRALLADREPAVVAGPFRPEPFAAAALGMASHADGARVPSYTSLVPAQLQRLLDAAEHDDAVAQALRSFEAILIGGQALAPAVHERAVAAGARIVRTYGSTETSGGCVYDGVPLDGVELAIVDGEVRLSGPTLADGYLGEPERTASVFPIDDEGRRWYRTGDGGAIVDGVLRVTGRLDNVIVSGGVNVSLDRVEAAVRGIRGLESAVVVAIPDATWGQGSAVVLPGLAPDAAAETLARVRDAVAEQVGPAARPARVIAVDELPMLSSGKPDRTALARRYGGAGLG
- a CDS encoding 1,4-dihydroxy-2-naphthoate polyprenyltransferase; this translates as MAAQSRKRSRPAPKRRPHGNPQKHKSGAPQAVAPATARDWIAAARLRTLPLAITPVLIGTGAASLVDDQLHWALALACLAVAFALQIGVNYANDYSDGIRGTDDVRVGPGRLTGGKKAKPRTVLLVALAFFALAALVGLAIVVRTGQWWLLAVGAVCIVAAWFYTGGKRPYGYNAMGELFVFVFFGLVATLGTTWVQVQSIPQEAWFGAVAAGLLACAVLLANNLRDIDQDRLAGKRTLSVLIGRRATQVLFTLFVIAPFVISAFLALFYPVAWLTLIALLGALSSVLIVWTYRTPRELITALQVTSFTSVAYGALLFWAFLA